Proteins from a genomic interval of Apteryx mantelli isolate bAptMan1 chromosome 5, bAptMan1.hap1, whole genome shotgun sequence:
- the SPON2 gene encoding spondin-2 has translation MLFANLESLKITIIVGPKGSSSGINSKTPTVFSCRPAQLPAKAGALPLPVLQRKYLGMENLMFVHCSCKVIWTLLITILGYASSLPVGDDSICTAEELAKYSITFTGKWSQTAFPKQYPLYRPPAQWSSMLGVTHSSDYGMWKKNEYASNGVRDFAEKGEAWALMKEIEEAGEKIQSVHGIFSAPAISSGTGQTSTELEVHSRHPLVSFVVRIVPSPDWFVGIDSLNLCEGDHWMEEISVDLFPYDAGTDSGFTFSSPNFATIPQDTVTEITCSSPSHPANSFYYPKLKILPPIAQVTMLKLKKNQPGLPVFNLNLPAQSNEILDSVSETPLDCEVSQWSSWGLCRGPCGKPGTKIRTRFVLLQPANNGTPCPNLDEETGCEPDNCV, from the exons ATGCTTTTTGCAAACCTGGAAAGTCTAAAGATTACAATAATTGTTGGACCAAAGGGATCCTCTTCAGGCATAAATAGCAAGACTCCTACTGTCTTCTCTTGCAGACCAGCTCAACTGCCAGCAAAAGCAGGTGCTCTCCCCCTACCAGTGCTCCAGAGGAAATATTTA GGAATGGAAAACCTGATGTTTGTCCACTGCTCCTGTAAAGTTATCTGGACATTGCTTATAACAATTCTAGGTTATGCCAGCAGCTTGCCTGTGGGTGATGATTCTATTTGCACAGCAGAGGAACTGGCTAAGTACAGCATAACTTTTACCGGGAAATGGAGTCAGACTGCTTTCCCTAAGCAGTATCCACTTTATAGGCCCCCAGCACAGTGGTCATCAATGCTAG GTGTTACTCATAGTTCTGACTacggcatgtggaaaaaaaacgAATATGCCAGCAATGGTGTTCGTGATTTTGCTGAAAAGGGTGAAGCATGGGCATTAATGAAGGAAATAGAAGAAGCTGGAGAGAAAATTCAAAGTGTACATGGAATCTTCTCTGCTCCTGCCATTTCCAGTGGTACAGGACAAACCTCCACTGAATTAGAAGTGCATTCAAGACATCCCTTA GTTTCATTTGTTGTACGAATTGTGCCAAGTCCTGACTGGTTTGTGGGTATTGACAGCCTAAATCTCTGTGAAGGAGACCACTGGATGGAAGAAATATCAGTAGATCTATTTCCATATGATGCTGGAACTGACAGTGGTTTCACATTTTCCTCTCCAAATTTTGCCACTATTCCACAGGACACAGTTACAGAG ATCACTTGTTCCTCTCCAAGTCACCCGGCAAACTCATTTTATTATCCCAAACTCAAAATTTTGCCACCTATTGCTCAAGTAACAAtgctgaaattaaagaaaaaccaACCAGGTCTTCCTGTCTTTAATCTTAATCTGCCAGCTCAAAGCAATGAAATATTAGACTCTGTCTCAG AAACACCACTGGACTGTGAGGTTTCACAGTGGTCTTCATGGGGTCTCTGTAGAGGTCCTTGTGGAAAACCAGGGACCAAGATCAGAACTCGCTTTGTACTTCTTCAGCCTGCCAATAATGGAACTCCCTGTCCAAATCTGGATGAAGAAACAGGATGTGAACCAGATAATTGTGTCTGA
- the LOC106484137 gene encoding transmembrane emp24 domain-containing protein 11-like translates to MKSQLIGFLMNFWISFSPALYFHSGEREEKCIIEDVPSDTLVIGNYKVQQWDIREQEFLESAPGLGMFVTVTTPTAEVLLRKLYGPQATFSFTSYISGEHVICLQSNSTRLVAFAGSKLRIHLDIRVGEHFLDEAVAQAKDKVNEVNFRLGHLIEQIHHISKEQNYEREREENFRKTSEQTNSNILWWAIVQTLILISVGIWQIKSLKDFFIAKKLV, encoded by the exons ATGAAAAGCCAATTAATAGGATTTCTTATGAACTTCTGGATTTCTTTCTCACCTGCTTTGTATTTTCAtagtggagaaagagaagagaaatgtaTAATTGAGGACGTTCCCAGTGACACCTTGGTAATTG GAAATTACAAAGTACAACAGTGGGATATACGTGAGCAAGAGTTTCTTGAGTCTGCTCCTGGTTTGGGAATGTTTGTGACTGTCACAACTCCTACTGCTGAG GTACTATTGAGAAAACTGTATGGGCCACAAGCAACATTTTCTTTTACATCTTATATATCTGGGGAGCATGTTATCTGTTTACAGTCGAACTCCACAAGGCTTGTGGCATTTGCAGGAAGTAAACTG CGTATCCATTTGGACATTAGAGTTGGAGAACATTTTCTGGATGAAGCTGTTGCTCAAGCCAAAGACAAAGTGAATGAAGTTAACTTTAGACTGGGACATCTGATTGAGCAAATTCATCACATATCCAAAGAACAAAACTATGAAAGA GAACGCGAAGAGAACTTTCGGAAGACAAGTGAACAAACCAACAGCAATATTTTGTGGTGGGCTATTGTACAAACATTAATCCTTATCTCCGTTGGAATCTGGCAAATCAAATCTCTCAAAGATTTCTTTATAGCTAAGAAGCTTGTTTAA